A DNA window from Methylobacterium sp. NMS14P contains the following coding sequences:
- a CDS encoding MFS transporter — MTVARLKVRTAAAPRERDVPRQDIRSRPARLKDQAAEAARSPAASAHGERAISSASRYGLDAFAFFVANLQTGFGPFLAVYFSQAKWTQSDIGFALTVGSLVALLGQVPGGAFVDVVRSKRFAAAVAVIGIAGSAFALAVWPSFLVVLLAMALHSAASCVLTPAIAAISIGLVGRARAGERLGRNASFAALGNALGAAGMGAIGYYLSNGAVFYLTAALGVPTVIALARIRAHDIDSGVFKEPAAAQAAPTRGQDGIRALLTNRGLLCFAACMVLFFLANAAMLPLVGSVLTLRASETATALVAACIMVPQAVLAVSAPAVGRAAERFGRYPVLLFGFGALPVRGLMLAYTTNPYGLVAIQVLDGISASVLGVMVPLIVSDLTRGTGRFNLALGAVGTAMGIGAALSTSLAGIMADHLGSHSAFLGLAVVGFAAFMLVALIMPETRQSERPA, encoded by the coding sequence GTGACGGTGGCCCGGTTGAAGGTCAGAACCGCCGCCGCCCCCCGCGAGCGCGACGTGCCCCGGCAGGACATCCGCTCCCGTCCGGCCCGCCTGAAGGATCAGGCGGCCGAGGCCGCGCGTTCGCCGGCCGCTTCGGCCCACGGCGAACGCGCGATCTCGTCGGCGAGCCGCTACGGCCTCGATGCCTTCGCGTTCTTCGTGGCCAACCTGCAGACGGGGTTCGGCCCATTCCTGGCGGTCTACTTCTCCCAGGCCAAGTGGACGCAGTCCGACATCGGCTTCGCCCTCACGGTGGGGAGCCTCGTGGCGCTCCTCGGCCAGGTGCCCGGGGGCGCCTTCGTCGACGTCGTGCGCTCGAAGCGCTTCGCCGCCGCCGTGGCGGTCATCGGAATCGCCGGCAGCGCCTTCGCGCTGGCGGTCTGGCCGAGCTTCCTCGTCGTGCTCCTGGCGATGGCGCTCCACTCGGCCGCGAGCTGCGTGCTGACGCCGGCCATCGCGGCGATCAGCATCGGCTTGGTCGGGCGCGCCCGGGCCGGCGAGCGCCTCGGCCGAAACGCGAGCTTCGCCGCCCTCGGCAACGCCCTCGGCGCGGCCGGCATGGGCGCCATCGGCTACTACCTGTCGAACGGCGCCGTCTTCTACCTCACCGCCGCCCTCGGGGTCCCGACGGTGATCGCGCTGGCGCGCATCCGCGCCCACGACATCGATTCGGGCGTGTTCAAGGAGCCGGCCGCGGCCCAGGCGGCGCCGACGCGCGGCCAGGACGGCATCCGCGCCCTTCTGACCAATCGCGGCCTCCTGTGCTTCGCGGCCTGCATGGTGCTGTTCTTCCTCGCCAACGCCGCGATGCTGCCGCTGGTCGGGAGCGTCCTGACCCTGCGGGCGAGCGAGACCGCGACCGCGCTGGTCGCCGCCTGCATCATGGTCCCGCAGGCCGTCCTGGCGGTCAGCGCCCCGGCGGTCGGCCGGGCCGCCGAGCGCTTCGGCCGCTACCCGGTCCTGCTGTTCGGCTTCGGCGCGCTGCCGGTCCGCGGGCTGATGCTCGCCTACACGACCAACCCGTACGGCCTCGTCGCCATCCAGGTCCTCGACGGGATCTCGGCCTCGGTGCTGGGCGTGATGGTGCCGCTGATCGTGTCGGACCTCACCCGCGGCACCGGCCGCTTCAACCTCGCCCTCGGCGCGGTCGGCACCGCCATGGGCATCGGCGCGGCCCTCTCGACCTCGCTCGCCGGCATCATGGCCGACCATCTCGGCAGCCACAGCGCCTTCCTGGGGCTCGCGGTCGTCGGCTTCGCGGCCTTCATGCTGGTGGCGCTGATCATGCCGGAGACGCGCCAGTCGGAGCGCCCGGCCTGA
- a CDS encoding SWIB/MDM2 domain-containing protein — protein MATKTEKAAPKAAKTTKTAEKAAPAKAAKPAAAKTAGTKPNALQQPLKPSAELGAIVGTSPLPRGEVVSKVWDYIKKNNLQNPQNKREIVADDKLKKVFGKDKCSMFEMNKHLAAHLKA, from the coding sequence ATGGCCACAAAGACCGAGAAGGCTGCGCCGAAGGCGGCCAAGACCACCAAGACTGCGGAGAAGGCCGCCCCGGCGAAGGCCGCGAAGCCGGCTGCCGCCAAGACGGCCGGCACCAAGCCCAACGCTCTGCAGCAGCCGCTGAAGCCGTCGGCCGAGCTCGGCGCCATCGTCGGCACCAGCCCGCTGCCCCGCGGCGAGGTGGTCAGCAAGGTTTGGGACTACATCAAGAAGAACAACCTTCAGAACCCGCAGAACAAGCGCGAGATCGTCGCCGACGACAAGCTCAAGAAGGTCTTCGGCAAGGACAAGTGCTCCATGTTCGAGATGAACAAGCACCTCGCCGCCCATCTGAAGGCCTGA
- a CDS encoding SDR family NAD(P)-dependent oxidoreductase: MDLDLTGRKALVTGSTGGIGYAIAKELLDLGAEVGINGRTPERVEAALAKLRGEARAGRAFAAPGDVATADGVSALIQALPAVDILVNNTGIFEPKPFFEIPDADWQRFFDVNVMSGVRLSRAYTAGMVERGWGRVIFISSESGINTPTEMVHYGMTKTAQLAISRGLAQTVAGSGVTVNSVLPGPTLSEGVAEFMKQMAGGAADADLEAMGRTFVAEHRPSSLIQRLARVEEVANLVAYLCSPAASATTGAALRVDGGVLQGLA; this comes from the coding sequence ATGGATCTCGATCTCACCGGCCGGAAGGCCCTGGTCACCGGCTCGACCGGCGGCATCGGCTACGCCATCGCCAAGGAACTCCTCGATCTCGGCGCCGAGGTCGGCATCAACGGCCGCACCCCCGAGCGGGTCGAGGCAGCGCTGGCGAAGCTGCGGGGCGAGGCGAGAGCCGGCCGCGCCTTCGCGGCGCCGGGGGATGTCGCCACCGCGGACGGCGTGTCCGCGCTCATCCAGGCGCTGCCGGCCGTGGATATCCTGGTCAACAACACCGGGATCTTCGAGCCGAAGCCGTTCTTCGAGATCCCGGACGCCGACTGGCAGCGCTTCTTCGACGTCAACGTGATGAGCGGCGTCCGCCTGTCCCGGGCCTACACGGCCGGCATGGTGGAGCGGGGCTGGGGCCGGGTGATCTTCATCTCCAGCGAGTCCGGCATCAACACGCCGACCGAGATGGTCCATTACGGGATGACCAAGACCGCGCAGCTCGCGATCTCCCGCGGGCTCGCTCAGACGGTGGCCGGCAGCGGCGTGACGGTCAACAGCGTCCTGCCCGGCCCGACCCTGTCGGAAGGTGTTGCGGAGTTCATGAAGCAGATGGCCGGTGGCGCGGCCGATGCCGACCTCGAGGCCATGGGCCGCACGTTCGTCGCGGAGCACCGGCCCTCCTCGCTGATCCAGCGCCTCGCACGGGTCGAGGAGGTGGCGAACCTGGTCGCCTATCTCTGCAGCCCGGCCGCCAGCGCCACAACCGGCGCAGCGCTGCGGGTCGATGGCGGTGTCCTGCAGGGCCTCGCCTAG
- a CDS encoding DUF2721 domain-containing protein, which translates to MTDPITLASLESTAHVVQVALSPVFLLSGIATLLNVFGARLARVADQADHVSGLLAGAGDAERVRLGQRLDRLHRRSLALDAAVFLAALGGVATCGSVLTLFVGALRDSTVATLLFGLFGAAILCTLCALVAFGFEMLLANRSVRDRINQRRASAGMPPDR; encoded by the coding sequence ATGACCGACCCGATCACCCTCGCCAGCCTGGAGAGCACCGCCCACGTCGTCCAGGTTGCGCTCAGCCCCGTCTTCCTCCTGTCGGGCATCGCGACGCTCCTCAACGTCTTCGGCGCCCGTCTCGCGCGCGTGGCGGACCAGGCCGACCACGTCTCCGGTTTGCTGGCGGGAGCCGGCGATGCCGAGCGCGTCCGCCTCGGGCAGCGCCTGGACCGCCTTCACCGGCGCTCCCTGGCCCTGGACGCCGCGGTGTTCCTGGCCGCGCTCGGCGGCGTGGCGACCTGCGGCTCGGTGCTGACCCTGTTCGTGGGCGCGCTGCGCGACAGCACGGTCGCGACCCTGCTGTTCGGCCTTTTCGGCGCGGCGATCCTGTGCACGCTGTGCGCCCTCGTGGCCTTCGGGTTCGAGATGCTGCTGGCGAACCGATCGGTCCGCGACCGGATCAACCAGCGGCGGGCGAGCGCCGGCATGCCGCCCGACCGCTGA
- a CDS encoding glutaminase, giving the protein MPDLAHVIREISEEMAQRPDRGAVADYIPELARVDPDQFGMAVIDADGQVFTGGDSETPFSIQSVSKVFTLTLALGMVGDRLWKRVGREPSGNPFNSIVQLERERGVPRNPFINAGAIAVTDVILSGHEPREALGEILRFLQFLAQDSSIIIDETVAASEKRTGFRNTALANYMKSFGVIDNPVEYTLGVYFHHCAIAMNCRQLARAGRFLAHNGVNPSTGHSVVSAERARRINAIMLTCGHYDGSGEFAYRVGLPGKSGVGGSILAIAPGKASIAVWSPGLDAAGNSHLGRIALERLTQRMGWSVFGA; this is encoded by the coding sequence GTGCCCGACCTTGCCCACGTCATCCGGGAGATCTCCGAGGAGATGGCCCAGCGCCCCGACCGGGGCGCGGTCGCGGACTACATCCCCGAACTCGCCCGGGTCGATCCAGACCAGTTCGGCATGGCGGTGATCGACGCCGATGGGCAGGTCTTCACCGGGGGCGACAGCGAGACGCCGTTCTCGATCCAGAGCGTGTCGAAGGTGTTCACGCTCACCCTCGCCCTCGGCATGGTCGGCGACCGGCTCTGGAAGCGCGTCGGCCGCGAGCCCTCGGGCAACCCGTTCAATTCCATTGTCCAGCTGGAGCGCGAGCGCGGCGTGCCGCGCAACCCGTTCATCAACGCGGGCGCGATCGCGGTCACCGACGTGATCCTCTCGGGTCACGAACCCCGCGAGGCGCTGGGCGAGATCCTGCGCTTCCTGCAGTTCCTAGCCCAGGATTCCAGCATCATCATCGACGAGACGGTGGCGGCCTCGGAGAAGCGCACGGGCTTCCGCAACACCGCGCTCGCCAACTACATGAAGTCCTTCGGCGTCATCGACAATCCGGTCGAGTACACGCTCGGCGTCTACTTCCATCACTGCGCCATCGCGATGAACTGCCGCCAGCTCGCGCGGGCCGGCCGGTTCCTGGCGCATAACGGCGTCAACCCGTCGACCGGCCACTCGGTGGTCTCGGCGGAGCGCGCGCGCCGCATCAACGCGATCATGCTGACCTGCGGCCACTACGACGGGTCGGGCGAGTTCGCGTACCGCGTCGGCCTCCCGGGCAAGAGCGGGGTCGGCGGCAGCATCCTGGCGATCGCGCCCGGCAAGGCCTCCATCGCCGTCTGGTCGCCCGGCCTCGACGCGGCGGGCAATTCGCATCTCGGGCGCATCGCCCTCGAGCGGCTGACGCAGCGCATGGGCTGGTCCGTCTTCGGGGCCTGA
- a CDS encoding MFS transporter, with the protein MATRTAVRAADEDLDPGAILARLDRLPATPAVWRLVMLLGLGFFFELYDLLFTGYVAPGLVKAGILTPTTPGLFGASGVASFVAALFTGLFIGTIACGWLADRFGRRAIFTWSLLSYTAANVVMACQSDAFGLNLWRLIAGIGLGLEMVTIGSYLSELVPKAIRGRAFALCQGIGFTAVPVVAFLSYLLIPTAPLGIDGWRWVVLIGASAAIVVWWMRAGLPESPRWLVEHGRLAEAEAVLRRLEARIAAEHGGALPAPAAPEPVQPRGAFRDLWVQPYRRRALMMAGFNVFQTVGFYGFANWVPTLLVAQGITVTSSLAYTALIALAAPVGPLIGLAIADRFERKHVIVAAALLYIACGLAFAQTRDVNAIVALGIGLTLASNVMSYSFHAYQAELFPTGIRARAVGFVYSWSRFSAIFTGFVIAFVLREAGTPGVFLFISAAMLAAGLLVGLLGPRTRDVALEKIAG; encoded by the coding sequence ATGGCGACGCGTACGGCGGTCCGGGCTGCCGATGAAGATCTCGATCCCGGCGCCATCCTGGCCCGTCTCGACCGGCTTCCGGCGACGCCGGCGGTCTGGCGCCTCGTGATGCTGCTCGGGCTCGGCTTCTTCTTCGAGCTCTACGACCTGCTGTTCACCGGCTACGTCGCTCCGGGCCTCGTCAAGGCCGGGATCCTGACGCCGACGACTCCGGGCCTGTTCGGTGCCAGTGGCGTCGCGAGCTTCGTGGCCGCCCTCTTCACCGGCCTGTTCATCGGCACCATCGCCTGCGGCTGGCTCGCCGACCGGTTCGGTCGGCGGGCGATCTTCACGTGGTCGCTGCTCTCCTACACCGCCGCCAACGTCGTGATGGCCTGCCAGAGCGACGCCTTCGGCCTCAATCTCTGGCGCCTGATCGCGGGGATCGGCCTCGGCCTGGAGATGGTGACGATCGGCAGCTACCTCTCCGAGCTGGTGCCGAAGGCGATCCGCGGCCGGGCCTTCGCCCTGTGCCAGGGCATCGGCTTCACCGCCGTGCCGGTCGTGGCGTTCCTGTCCTACCTGCTGATCCCGACGGCGCCCCTCGGCATCGACGGGTGGCGCTGGGTCGTGCTGATCGGCGCTTCGGCGGCGATCGTGGTCTGGTGGATGCGGGCGGGCCTGCCGGAGAGCCCGCGCTGGCTCGTCGAGCACGGCCGTCTCGCGGAGGCCGAGGCGGTCCTGCGGCGGCTGGAGGCGCGGATCGCGGCCGAGCACGGCGGCGCGCTGCCCGCACCGGCCGCGCCGGAGCCGGTGCAGCCGCGCGGCGCGTTCCGCGACCTCTGGGTCCAGCCCTACCGGCGCCGGGCCCTGATGATGGCGGGGTTCAACGTCTTCCAGACAGTGGGCTTCTACGGCTTCGCCAACTGGGTTCCGACCCTCCTGGTGGCCCAGGGCATCACGGTGACGTCGAGCCTCGCCTACACGGCGCTGATCGCGCTCGCCGCCCCGGTCGGGCCCCTGATCGGCCTCGCCATAGCCGACCGGTTCGAGCGCAAGCACGTCATCGTGGCCGCCGCCCTCCTCTACATCGCCTGTGGCCTGGCCTTCGCGCAGACGCGGGACGTCAACGCCATCGTGGCGCTCGGCATCGGCCTGACGCTGGCCTCGAACGTGATGTCGTACAGCTTCCACGCCTATCAGGCCGAGCTGTTCCCCACGGGCATCCGGGCCCGGGCGGTCGGCTTCGTCTATTCCTGGAGCCGCTTCTCGGCGATCTTCACCGGCTTCGTCATCGCGTTCGTGCTGCGGGAGGCCGGGACGCCGGGCGTGTTCCTGTTCATCTCGGCGGCGATGCTGGCCGCGGGCCTGCTCGTCGGGCTGCTGGGTCCCCGGACGCGGGACGTCGCGCTGGAGAAGATCGCGGGGTGA
- a CDS encoding ABC transporter ATP-binding protein: MEELHRYADRPFAFVGRYLRRRWLPHLVILISVLGAVGFSVSTDYALKGVVDALTKGPGPGNTVIWGALAVLIAFIAADNMLWRVAALTGAFTFVGITGDIRRDLFRHLTGHSPTFFSDRQPGTLASRITATSNAIFTVENMFVFNVMPPTVAAFGSIAYIATVNLTMAGILAGVFAAVVVLMFKMAAAGKPLHHDFAAKAASVDGEMVDLVGNMSLVRAFSAFKREGQRFEGTIATEMRARRSSLLYLEKLRIVHAVLTVLAVFGLLYWAIQMWEAGQATNGQVVLVCTLGIRILAATRDLAVALVDATQHTARLSEALHTLLQPHDLVDHPEAQPLTGQGAKIEFEHVAFNYPDGRPVFTDFDLVIEPGQRVGLVGRSGGGKSTLFSLIQRFYDVQSGAIRINGQNIERVTQESLREAITVVPQDVSMFHRSLRENIRYGRPDATDEEVWQAAEAAHCTDFIKALPEGFDTIVGDRGVKLSGGQRQRIAIARAILKNSPILLLDEATSALDAESEQAIRHALANLMKGRTVIAIAHRLSTLQDFDRIVVLDGGRIAQDGSPDKLTHLDGFFRELMKKESMAMALAAA; the protein is encoded by the coding sequence ATGGAAGAGCTGCACCGATACGCCGACAGGCCCTTCGCCTTCGTCGGGCGGTATCTCCGGCGCCGCTGGCTGCCGCACCTGGTCATCCTGATCTCGGTGCTCGGCGCCGTCGGGTTCTCGGTCTCCACCGATTACGCCCTCAAGGGCGTGGTCGACGCGCTGACGAAGGGTCCCGGCCCGGGCAACACCGTGATCTGGGGCGCGCTGGCGGTCCTGATCGCCTTCATCGCCGCCGACAACATGCTCTGGCGCGTGGCGGCGCTGACCGGCGCCTTCACCTTCGTGGGGATCACGGGCGACATCCGGCGCGACCTGTTCCGGCACCTGACCGGCCACTCCCCGACCTTCTTCTCCGACCGGCAGCCGGGCACCCTGGCGTCGCGGATCACGGCGACCTCGAACGCGATCTTCACGGTCGAGAACATGTTCGTGTTCAACGTGATGCCGCCGACGGTCGCGGCCTTCGGGTCGATCGCCTACATCGCCACGGTCAACCTCACCATGGCGGGCATCCTGGCGGGCGTGTTCGCCGCCGTCGTCGTGCTGATGTTCAAGATGGCCGCGGCCGGCAAGCCGCTGCACCACGACTTCGCCGCCAAGGCCGCCTCCGTCGACGGCGAGATGGTCGACCTCGTCGGCAACATGTCGCTCGTGCGCGCCTTCTCGGCGTTCAAGCGCGAGGGCCAGCGCTTCGAGGGCACCATCGCCACCGAGATGCGGGCCCGTCGCTCGTCCCTGCTCTACCTCGAGAAGCTGCGCATCGTGCACGCGGTGCTCACCGTGCTCGCGGTGTTCGGCCTGCTCTACTGGGCGATCCAGATGTGGGAGGCCGGCCAGGCGACGAACGGACAGGTGGTCCTGGTCTGCACGCTCGGCATCCGCATCCTCGCCGCCACCCGCGACCTCGCGGTGGCGCTGGTCGACGCGACCCAGCACACAGCCCGTCTCTCCGAGGCGCTGCACACCCTGCTCCAGCCCCACGACCTCGTGGACCATCCGGAGGCGCAGCCGCTGACCGGCCAGGGCGCCAAGATCGAGTTCGAGCACGTCGCGTTCAACTATCCGGACGGGCGCCCCGTCTTCACGGATTTCGACCTCGTCATCGAGCCCGGCCAGCGCGTCGGCCTCGTGGGCCGGTCCGGCGGCGGCAAGTCGACCCTGTTCTCGCTGATCCAGCGCTTCTACGACGTGCAGAGCGGCGCGATCCGCATCAACGGCCAGAACATCGAGCGCGTCACCCAGGAATCCCTGCGCGAGGCGATCACGGTCGTCCCGCAGGACGTCTCGATGTTCCACCGCTCCCTGCGCGAGAACATCCGCTACGGCCGGCCCGACGCCACCGACGAGGAGGTCTGGCAGGCCGCCGAGGCCGCGCACTGCACCGACTTCATCAAGGCCCTGCCGGAAGGCTTCGACACGATCGTGGGCGACCGGGGCGTGAAGCTCTCGGGCGGCCAGCGTCAGCGCATCGCCATCGCCCGGGCTATCCTGAAGAACTCGCCGATCCTGCTGCTCGACGAGGCGACCTCCGCGCTGGACGCGGAATCCGAGCAGGCGATCCGTCACGCCCTCGCCAACCTGATGAAGGGCCGGACCGTCATCGCCATCGCGCACCGGCTCTCGACGCTGCAGGATTTCGACCGGATCGTCGTGCTCGACGGCGGCCGCATCGCGCAGGACGGCTCGCCCGACAAGCTGACGCATCTCGACGGCTTCTTCCGGGAGCTGATGAAGAAGGAATCCATGGCGATGGCGCTCGCCGCCGCCTGA
- a CDS encoding MFS transporter: protein MAQVPHGPTGGAPGSPRDAPHAPVQDGLPPRERVLAMAAIGLAMTMAVLDGAIVNVALPVMAKDLAVRPADAIFVVNAYQVAVTASLLPFAALGDIFGFRKVYLPGLAVFVAASLACAVAPNLPLLIAARIVQGLGGAAIMSVNIGFVRFIYPHRMIGQGVANVALVVAVASAAGPTVAAAILSVATWPWLFLVNIPVGLLALAVASRTLPVTPASGRPFDLLSAVLNALTFGLLIIGIDGLGDPEARGVAVVELAAALVVGAVFVRRQIRLPAPLLPVDLLRIPAFALSMATSVASFCAQMVSYVALPFYFQDVLHLSSTQTGFLLTPWPIAVAAMAPISGRLADRYPPGILGGIGLAMMAAGLVSVTLLPAAPATLDIVWRLTLCGLGFGLFQSPNNKVIVTSAPRERAGGASGMQSTARLTGQSLGAALVAVIFGLTHGLGAERAVTISLSCAVALSVIGGCASVLRRSRSG, encoded by the coding sequence ATGGCGCAGGTCCCGCACGGTCCGACAGGCGGCGCGCCGGGCAGCCCCCGGGACGCCCCGCATGCACCCGTCCAGGACGGCCTGCCACCGCGCGAGCGCGTCCTCGCCATGGCGGCGATCGGGCTTGCCATGACCATGGCGGTCCTCGACGGGGCCATCGTCAACGTGGCGCTGCCCGTCATGGCGAAGGACCTGGCGGTCAGGCCGGCCGACGCGATCTTCGTGGTCAACGCCTATCAGGTCGCCGTCACGGCGAGCCTCCTGCCCTTCGCGGCCCTCGGCGATATCTTCGGCTTCCGGAAGGTCTACCTGCCGGGGCTGGCGGTGTTCGTGGCCGCCTCCCTCGCCTGCGCGGTCGCGCCGAACCTGCCGCTGCTGATCGCCGCCCGCATCGTCCAGGGGCTCGGGGGCGCGGCGATCATGAGCGTCAATATCGGCTTCGTGCGCTTCATCTACCCGCACCGGATGATCGGCCAGGGGGTCGCCAACGTCGCGCTGGTGGTGGCGGTGGCCTCGGCCGCCGGCCCGACCGTGGCGGCGGCGATCCTGTCGGTGGCGACCTGGCCCTGGCTGTTCCTCGTGAACATCCCCGTGGGCCTGCTGGCCCTGGCGGTGGCGTCCCGGACCCTGCCGGTCACACCGGCGAGCGGCCGGCCGTTCGATCTCCTGAGCGCGGTGCTCAACGCCCTGACCTTCGGCCTGCTGATCATCGGGATCGACGGCCTCGGCGATCCGGAGGCCCGGGGCGTCGCCGTCGTCGAACTCGCGGCCGCCCTGGTGGTCGGCGCGGTGTTCGTGCGGCGTCAGATCCGGCTGCCCGCCCCGCTCCTGCCGGTCGACCTGCTGCGGATCCCCGCCTTCGCGCTGTCGATGGCGACGTCGGTCGCCTCGTTCTGCGCCCAGATGGTCTCCTACGTGGCGCTGCCGTTCTACTTCCAGGACGTGCTGCACCTCTCCAGCACCCAGACCGGCTTCCTCCTCACGCCCTGGCCGATCGCGGTCGCCGCGATGGCGCCGATCTCCGGCCGCCTCGCGGACCGCTACCCGCCCGGCATCCTCGGCGGCATCGGGCTGGCCATGATGGCCGCCGGGCTCGTCAGCGTGACCCTTCTGCCCGCAGCTCCCGCCACCCTCGACATCGTCTGGCGGCTGACCCTGTGCGGCCTCGGCTTCGGCCTGTTCCAGTCGCCCAACAACAAGGTCATCGTCACCTCGGCACCGCGCGAGCGGGCCGGCGGGGCGAGCGGGATGCAGTCGACGGCGCGGCTCACCGGCCAGTCGCTCGGCGCGGCGCTGGTGGCGGTGATCTTCGGCCTGACGCACGGGCTCGGGGCCGAGCGGGCCGTGACCATCTCGCTCTCCTGCGCGGTGGCACTCTCGGTGATCGGCGGCTGCGCCAGCGTCCTGCGGCGGAGTCGGAGCGGCTAG
- a CDS encoding ATP-binding response regulator: MTLHPNGLETDASLHRRIEKLERINAALMSHVERSMDQRGSAYSLFQTAIMLEGRVRTRTEELTGLMHRLERSNEALAAAKEEAETANRSKTRFLAAASHDLLQPVNAARLSISALADLDVPPEARAIAGQVERGLQTIEDLIKTLLDISKLDAGIVRPQFQPVFLPDLLAGIAESFEPFAQRKGLRLSVHCPEVTVTSDVVLLQRILQNLVSNAVRYTRAGGIVLAARRRSGGARIEVTDTGCGIAAEECDLVFDEFFRGGERPSSGEEPGLGLGLSIVRRMALALDHPLRLRSRVGHGTRVALTLPISAVPAAAAPPAPVATRLSGAHVLVVENDASTADALARLLQNWDARVSTFRDLAGVKAAVAAGAGAPDILVLDYHLDDGACGLDVAAYLRALRTDPLPVIVTTADHTGAVEDRVSAAGAELVHKPIKPAQLRSLLTYMLA, translated from the coding sequence GTGACCCTGCACCCGAACGGCCTCGAGACCGACGCGTCCCTGCACCGGCGGATCGAGAAGCTCGAGCGCATCAACGCCGCGCTGATGTCCCATGTCGAGCGCTCCATGGATCAGCGGGGCAGCGCCTACTCGCTGTTCCAGACGGCGATCATGCTCGAGGGCCGGGTCCGCACCCGCACCGAGGAGCTGACCGGGCTGATGCACCGCCTGGAGCGCTCGAACGAGGCGCTGGCCGCGGCCAAGGAGGAGGCCGAGACCGCCAACCGGTCCAAGACCCGGTTCCTGGCGGCGGCGAGCCACGACCTGCTGCAGCCGGTCAACGCCGCCCGCCTCTCGATATCGGCCCTCGCCGACCTCGACGTGCCGCCGGAAGCGCGCGCCATCGCGGGCCAGGTGGAGCGGGGCCTGCAGACCATCGAGGACCTGATCAAGACGCTGCTCGACATCTCGAAACTCGATGCCGGGATCGTCCGGCCGCAGTTCCAGCCCGTCTTCCTGCCCGACCTGCTGGCGGGGATCGCCGAGAGCTTCGAGCCCTTCGCGCAACGCAAGGGTCTGCGCCTGTCGGTGCACTGCCCGGAGGTCACCGTCACCAGCGACGTGGTGCTCCTGCAGCGGATCCTCCAGAATCTCGTCTCCAACGCCGTCCGCTACACCCGCGCCGGCGGGATCGTCCTCGCAGCCCGGCGCCGGTCCGGCGGTGCCCGGATCGAAGTGACCGACACGGGCTGCGGGATCGCCGCCGAGGAGTGCGATCTCGTCTTCGACGAGTTCTTCCGGGGCGGCGAACGGCCCAGCAGCGGCGAGGAGCCGGGCCTCGGCCTCGGCCTGTCGATCGTCCGCCGCATGGCCCTGGCCCTCGATCATCCCCTGCGGTTGCGCTCCCGGGTCGGCCACGGCACCCGGGTCGCGCTGACGCTGCCCATAAGCGCGGTCCCGGCCGCCGCCGCACCGCCCGCACCGGTGGCGACCCGGCTCTCGGGGGCCCACGTCCTCGTCGTGGAGAACGATGCCTCGACGGCCGACGCCCTCGCGCGCCTCCTCCAGAACTGGGACGCCCGGGTCTCGACCTTCCGCGACCTCGCGGGGGTGAAGGCCGCCGTCGCGGCGGGCGCCGGGGCACCGGACATCCTGGTGCTCGACTACCATCTCGACGACGGCGCCTGCGGCCTCGACGTGGCCGCCTATCTCCGGGCGCTTCGAACCGACCCGCTCCCGGTCATCGTCACCACCGCCGACCATACCGGCGCGGTCGAGGATCGCGTCTCCGCCGCCGGAGCGGAACTCGTGCACAAGCCGATCAAGCCGGCCCAGCTCCGCTCCCTGCTGACCTACATGCTGGCCTGA
- a CDS encoding PRC-barrel domain-containing protein translates to MIAAVTLALWASGAAAQAQVSGSEGPAGQAAPQTPAAPQSAPPAPAPAQTPVPTPPAAATPASPPSSPPAAAGAPPSTAPAQQQGTPATVLDTQDYESLLGRSVRSAGGDELGRVIDIIIDKEGHPRAAIIDFGGFLGVGTRKIAVDWRALRFAPDGAKERKLSVALTRNQVRVSPEYKAGEPIVVLGPASPAAPAAEGEQAAAPAAGSATPPQPAPAAPGNAPSGAATPPAAAPPPTAAPAATAPALPPEKAPDK, encoded by the coding sequence ATGATCGCGGCCGTGACGCTCGCCCTCTGGGCGTCGGGGGCCGCGGCGCAGGCCCAGGTGAGCGGCAGCGAGGGTCCTGCCGGTCAGGCCGCGCCGCAGACTCCGGCCGCGCCGCAATCCGCACCTCCGGCCCCGGCACCGGCGCAGACACCGGTCCCGACGCCGCCGGCCGCGGCGACGCCGGCCTCCCCGCCGTCCAGCCCGCCGGCTGCCGCGGGGGCGCCGCCTTCCACGGCCCCGGCTCAGCAGCAGGGAACGCCGGCCACCGTCCTCGACACCCAGGATTACGAGAGCCTGCTCGGCCGCAGCGTGCGGAGCGCCGGCGGCGACGAGCTGGGACGCGTCATCGACATCATCATCGACAAGGAGGGCCATCCCCGCGCCGCCATCATCGATTTCGGCGGCTTCCTCGGTGTCGGGACCCGCAAGATCGCCGTGGACTGGCGCGCCCTGCGCTTCGCGCCGGACGGCGCGAAGGAGCGCAAGCTGTCGGTCGCGCTGACCCGCAACCAGGTCCGCGTCTCCCCGGAATACAAGGCCGGCGAGCCGATCGTGGTCCTGGGCCCGGCCAGCCCGGCCGCGCCCGCGGCCGAGGGCGAGCAGGCGGCGGCGCCCGCAGCGGGCTCGGCGACGCCACCGCAGCCGGCCCCGGCCGCGCCGGGCAACGCCCCTTCCGGCGCCGCCACGCCGCCGGCCGCCGCGCCCCCGCCGACCGCAGCCCCGGCCGCAACCGCACCCGCCCTGCCTCCGGAGAAGGCACCGGATAAGTGA